The following are encoded together in the Natronincola ferrireducens genome:
- the sigG gene encoding RNA polymerase sporulation sigma factor SigG: protein MHINKVEICGVNTSELPVLTNDKMYQLFSRIKQGDYAAREEFIRGNLRLVLSVIQRFNNRGEHVDDLFQVGCIGLIKAIDNFDLSHNVKFSTYAVPMIIGEIRRYLRDNNSIRVSRSLRDTAYKALQIRDQLINKNSKEPVISEIAQHLNLPREDVVFALDAIQDPVSLFEPIYHDSGDAIYVMDQVSDEKSEDETWIDGIAIREAMQRLNEREKLILNLRFFEGRTQMEVAEEIGISQAQVSRLEKTAVKHMRKYI, encoded by the coding sequence ATGCATATCAATAAAGTAGAAATTTGCGGAGTAAACACATCAGAATTACCAGTGCTGACCAACGATAAAATGTATCAGCTGTTTAGTCGTATTAAACAGGGGGATTATGCCGCAAGAGAAGAATTTATAAGAGGTAATTTAAGGTTGGTATTAAGTGTTATACAAAGGTTTAACAATAGAGGAGAACATGTGGATGATCTGTTCCAAGTAGGTTGTATTGGCTTAATTAAAGCCATCGATAATTTTGATTTAAGCCACAATGTAAAATTCTCTACCTATGCTGTTCCGATGATTATTGGGGAAATAAGAAGGTATTTACGAGATAATAATTCTATTCGTGTTAGTAGATCCTTGAGGGATACTGCTTACAAAGCATTACAAATAAGAGATCAACTAATTAATAAAAACTCAAAGGAACCAGTTATTTCTGAGATTGCACAACACTTAAACCTACCTAGAGAAGATGTAGTTTTTGCTTTAGATGCTATTCAAGATCCTGTTTCTTTATTTGAACCTATTTATCATGATAGTGGCGATGCTATCTATGTTATGGATCAAGTCAGTGATGAAAAAAGTGAAGACGAAACATGGATTGACGGAATAGCCATAAGAGAAGCTATGCAAAGGTTAAATGAAAGGGAAAAGCTTATTTTAAACTTAAGATTTTTTGAAGGAAGAACCCAGATGGAGGTAGCAGAAGAAATTGGTATTTCACAGGCTCAAGTTTCTAGACTAGAAAAAACAGCAGTAAAACATATGCGAAAATATATTTAA
- a CDS encoding YlmC/YmxH family sporulation protein: MIRASDLTEKEVINITDGRRIGLITDIDVNLEKGKINAIIVPDNEKVFGLFGKELENEITWAEIKKIGIDVILVEVKGNIEPHIGSYMKENDIDNDNTSKYNGFEKNNKK; this comes from the coding sequence ATGATTAGAGCATCTGATTTAACGGAAAAGGAAGTTATTAATATAACTGATGGAAGAAGGATAGGGTTAATTACTGATATAGATGTAAATTTAGAAAAAGGAAAAATAAATGCTATTATTGTACCAGATAATGAAAAAGTTTTTGGATTGTTTGGTAAAGAACTGGAAAATGAGATTACTTGGGCTGAGATTAAGAAGATCGGCATAGATGTTATTTTAGTAGAAGTAAAAGGGAACATAGAGCCCCATATAGGGTCTTATATGAAAGAGAATGATATAGATAACGATAATACATCTAAATATAATGGCTTTGAAAAAAATAATAAAAAGTAA
- the nrdR gene encoding transcriptional regulator NrdR, producing MNCPFCGHHESKVVDSRPTDEGQSIRRRRECIDCGRRFTTYEKVEELPLIVIKKSRNREAFNRNKLLNGIIKSCEKRPVALQDIEKIVDEIEKYLYNSMEKEIKTEFIGELVMDQLKKLDEVAYVRFASVYREFKDINTFMGELRKLLKEKTREF from the coding sequence ATGAATTGTCCCTTTTGTGGTCATCATGAATCAAAAGTAGTGGATTCAAGGCCGACTGACGAAGGTCAATCGATTCGTAGAAGAAGAGAGTGTATTGACTGTGGTCGTAGATTTACTACCTATGAAAAGGTTGAAGAACTACCTTTGATTGTTATTAAGAAAAGTAGAAACAGAGAGGCTTTTAATCGTAATAAGTTATTAAATGGTATTATTAAGTCTTGTGAGAAAAGACCAGTAGCTCTACAGGATATAGAAAAAATTGTAGATGAGATTGAAAAATATCTTTATAATTCTATGGAGAAGGAAATAAAGACAGAGTTTATTGGGGAATTAGTTATGGACCAGCTTAAAAAGTTAGATGAAGTTGCCTATGTTCGATTTGCATCTGTATATAGGGAATTTAAGGATATTAATACCTTCATGGGGGAATTGAGAAAACTATTAAAAGAAAAAACCCGGGAGTTTTAG
- the pgeF gene encoding peptidoglycan editing factor PgeF has product MRILGFKIIEEKGTKVVIMEEFEKTNIVKHGFSTRLGGVSKGAYTTLNLGLKTKDNKEDVIKNINFFCKTINTSFCNLVLADQVHGDSIKIVTQEDRGKGIHYKRDYEGIDGLITNQRGLALMTFHADCVPLLFLDPVMKVVAASHAGWKGTMMKIGQKTVAKMIKEFGSNPQDILVGIGPSIGQCCYEVSEDVIKKFNTNFTQPCNFAIATTGEKYLLNLWEANRLQLEEIGVLHRNIIVSNMCTACGEDLFYSHRRDKGLTGRMASIIQLI; this is encoded by the coding sequence GTGAGAATACTGGGCTTTAAAATTATTGAAGAAAAAGGTACAAAAGTTGTAATCATGGAAGAATTTGAAAAAACAAATATAGTTAAACATGGCTTTAGCACAAGGTTAGGTGGAGTAAGTAAAGGGGCGTATACTACATTAAACTTAGGATTAAAGACTAAAGATAACAAAGAAGATGTTATAAAAAATATAAATTTTTTTTGCAAAACAATAAACACAAGTTTTTGCAACCTAGTTTTGGCAGATCAAGTACATGGTGACAGCATAAAAATTGTAACACAGGAGGATAGGGGGAAGGGTATTCATTATAAAAGAGATTATGAAGGGATAGATGGACTTATTACCAATCAACGAGGTTTAGCACTTATGACCTTTCATGCTGATTGTGTACCCTTGCTATTTTTAGACCCTGTGATGAAGGTAGTGGCTGCTTCCCATGCTGGCTGGAAGGGTACGATGATGAAGATAGGACAAAAAACCGTTGCTAAGATGATAAAAGAGTTTGGTTCTAATCCTCAAGATATTTTGGTGGGCATAGGACCCTCCATCGGTCAGTGCTGCTATGAAGTATCGGAGGATGTAATTAAAAAGTTTAACACAAATTTTACACAACCCTGTAACTTTGCTATTGCAACTACTGGGGAGAAATACTTGTTAAACCTGTGGGAGGCCAATAGACTCCAATTGGAGGAAATAGGGGTATTACATAGAAATATAATAGTGAGTAATATGTGTACTGCTTGTGGGGAGGATTTATTTTACTCCCATCGCAGGGATAAGGGACTTACCGGCAGGATGGCTTCTATTATTCAGTTAATATAA
- a CDS encoding response regulator, with protein MSRRTILVVDDEEHILELIKFNLEKNGFEVLTSDNGEQALELLQNNVVDLVILDLMLPGIDGLEVCKGIRQIDNFKKLPIIMVTAKGEETDRILGLELGADDYVTKPFSVRELVARAKAVLRRAEDTIKDNIKTLKLKDIVIDLEKHEVTVNGQLVVLTLKEFELLKILMKNKGRVMSRNVLLDEVWGYDYFGETRTVDVHIRHLRRKIGDDETGKYIETIRGVGYKMK; from the coding sequence ATGAGTAGAAGGACTATATTGGTGGTTGATGATGAAGAACATATCCTAGAGTTAATTAAGTTTAATTTAGAGAAAAATGGCTTTGAAGTGTTGACCAGTGACAATGGAGAACAAGCACTGGAGTTGCTTCAAAATAATGTTGTTGATTTAGTGATCTTAGATTTAATGCTTCCTGGAATAGATGGATTGGAAGTTTGCAAAGGAATTAGGCAGATAGATAATTTTAAGAAGCTGCCAATTATTATGGTTACAGCTAAGGGAGAAGAAACCGATAGGATTTTAGGTCTTGAGTTGGGTGCAGATGATTATGTTACAAAGCCCTTTAGTGTCAGGGAATTAGTGGCTAGAGCAAAGGCTGTTTTGCGTAGAGCAGAGGATACAATAAAGGATAATATAAAAACTTTAAAGTTGAAAGATATTGTTATTGACCTAGAAAAACACGAAGTAACAGTAAATGGACAACTGGTGGTACTTACCTTGAAGGAATTTGAATTACTAAAGATTTTAATGAAAAACAAAGGAAGGGTTATGTCTAGAAATGTGTTACTAGATGAAGTATGGGGATATGATTATTTTGGCGAAACGAGAACTGTAGATGTTCACATAAGACATTTAAGAAGAAAAATAGGCGATGATGAAACCGGAAAATACATAGAAACCATAAGAGGTGTAGGCTATAAAATGAAGTAG
- the pnpS gene encoding two-component system histidine kinase PnpS: MQKKIFVIFFVILLVGILLTGFLSLSLIRSSYIQQLEQKLISNGRLIEEFIIANDLQLLSQQFQQKMEDLGDQIDARITIVDSKGMVLVETFKHEGYIENHRDRPEIQRAYDGEIGKTIRYSSTVDLDMLYVALPVQLEKEIIVVRLAVNLLEIKKINQTLFYYIAMSIACGLIISTLIGYRFIDKIMDPIKEITEASKKMALGRLGVRTHVTSKDEIGELANHFNHMADRLEETIEKLSDSNTKFKGLLTSIINPIVAIDNKKNILLLNAAAEKLFNIKAKDAIGKHILEVVRNNQLDEEIERVFNNNIETQIEINMKDPIDKILKVYTNLIKLENDPTKMIGLVALMEDVTEIRKLEKIRSDFVANVSHELKTPLTSISGFVETLKSGAIEDEDTKNRFLDIIDIETQRLARLIDDILTLSEIESSQHKMLNQQILSSEVLKEVEEMMEPIASNKEIQLTFTIDTNLPMIYGNRDWFKQMFINLIDNAIKYTLSGGKVQLTAYKKYNNIIISVKDTGIGIPKKDIPRLFERFYRVDKARSRKVGGTGLGLAIVKHIVLSLKGKIRVNSEQGKGTEFTVIIPIEG; this comes from the coding sequence ATGCAAAAAAAAATATTTGTTATTTTTTTCGTAATTTTATTAGTAGGAATATTACTAACAGGTTTTTTATCTTTAAGCCTTATACGTTCCAGCTATATTCAGCAATTGGAACAAAAATTAATTTCAAATGGTAGATTAATTGAAGAGTTTATAATAGCAAATGATCTTCAGTTGCTTTCCCAACAATTCCAACAGAAGATGGAGGATTTAGGAGATCAAATAGATGCTAGAATAACTATTGTTGATAGTAAAGGTATGGTTTTGGTTGAAACCTTTAAACATGAAGGATATATTGAGAATCATAGAGATAGGCCAGAAATTCAACGGGCTTATGATGGAGAAATTGGTAAAACTATACGTTATAGTAGCACTGTAGATTTAGATATGCTTTATGTAGCATTGCCAGTACAATTGGAAAAAGAGATAATCGTTGTAAGGTTAGCTGTAAATTTATTAGAAATTAAAAAAATTAATCAAACACTGTTCTATTATATAGCTATGTCTATAGCTTGCGGTCTTATAATTTCTACTTTAATAGGTTATCGATTTATTGATAAAATCATGGATCCTATTAAAGAAATAACAGAGGCATCCAAAAAAATGGCTTTAGGACGGTTAGGAGTTCGAACCCATGTTACTTCTAAGGATGAAATAGGAGAATTGGCAAATCATTTTAATCATATGGCTGATAGATTAGAGGAAACAATAGAAAAGCTATCGGATAGCAACACAAAGTTTAAAGGACTACTAACTAGTATTATTAATCCTATTGTTGCTATAGATAACAAGAAAAATATTTTATTACTAAATGCTGCTGCTGAAAAGTTATTTAATATAAAGGCGAAGGATGCTATAGGAAAGCATATTTTAGAGGTTGTTAGAAATAATCAACTGGATGAAGAAATTGAGAGGGTCTTTAATAACAATATAGAAACTCAAATAGAAATTAACATGAAAGATCCCATCGATAAAATATTAAAAGTCTACACAAATCTAATTAAGTTAGAAAATGACCCTACTAAAATGATTGGTCTCGTTGCTTTAATGGAGGATGTAACAGAAATAAGGAAGTTAGAAAAAATCCGTTCTGATTTTGTAGCTAATGTTTCTCATGAGTTAAAAACACCATTAACGTCTATAAGTGGTTTTGTAGAAACCCTAAAATCAGGAGCCATAGAGGATGAAGACACCAAAAACCGATTTTTAGATATTATTGATATAGAAACCCAAAGACTGGCGAGATTAATAGATGATATTTTAACCCTTTCAGAGATAGAAAGTTCTCAGCACAAAATGTTAAATCAACAAATACTTTCTAGTGAGGTATTAAAAGAAGTAGAAGAAATGATGGAACCAATTGCCAGTAATAAGGAAATACAGTTAACCTTTACAATAGATACAAATCTGCCAATGATTTATGGTAACAGAGATTGGTTTAAACAAATGTTCATTAACTTGATCGATAATGCTATTAAATATACCCTTAGTGGGGGAAAGGTTCAATTGACAGCCTATAAAAAATACAATAATATCATAATATCTGTGAAGGATACAGGAATAGGTATTCCTAAAAAGGATATACCGAGACTATTTGAGCGATTTTATCGTGTAGATAAAGCAAGGAGCAGAAAGGTTGGAGGAACTGGTTTAGGGCTGGCCATCGTAAAACATATTGTACTATCTTTAAAGGGTAAAATAAGAGTAAATAGTGAGCAAGGAAAAGGCACTGAGTTTACCGTGATTATACCAATTGAAGGTTGA